Proteins encoded within one genomic window of Jiangella mangrovi:
- a CDS encoding DEAD/DEAH box helicase translates to MRRDALTTFTDLGVFPPIAEALERVGITEAFPIQEMAIPVALTGNDLIGQARTGTGKTFAFGIPLLQRIVAPGDRDYGLANEPGKPQALVVTPTRELAVQVNGDLTTASTVRKVRITTLYGGRAYEPQVNALTKGVDVVVGTPGRLLDLAAQGHLDLSHVKVLVLDEADEMLDLGFLPDVEKLIAATPELRQTMLFSATMPAAVIGLARRYMRHPVNIRAESPDDTQTVPTTAQFVYRAHQLDKDEMVARLLQAEGRGLCMIFSQTKRAAQRMADELRDRGFAVAAVHGDLGQGAREQALRAFRSGKVDVLVATDVAARGIDVEGVTHVVNLTCPEDEKTYLHRIGRTGRAGASGVAVTFVDWDDLTRWKLINDALDLPYPEPVETYSSSEHFFHDLGIPPGTKGTLPRSERTRAGLDAEKLEDLGETGKARSRQPRARRGGGRRRTRGGEPSGSGGGQARSEHRSEPRSDHRTGDEDARPRRQRSRRRTRGGQSVDDGGSSGHAPETDSTTTP, encoded by the coding sequence ATGAGGCGAGACGCCCTGACAACCTTCACCGACCTGGGTGTGTTCCCACCCATCGCCGAGGCGCTCGAGCGCGTCGGCATCACCGAGGCGTTTCCCATCCAGGAGATGGCCATCCCGGTGGCTCTGACCGGCAACGACCTCATCGGTCAGGCCCGGACGGGCACCGGCAAGACGTTCGCGTTCGGCATTCCGCTGCTGCAGCGCATCGTCGCCCCCGGCGACCGCGACTACGGCCTGGCCAACGAGCCGGGCAAGCCGCAGGCGCTCGTCGTCACCCCCACGCGCGAGCTGGCCGTGCAGGTCAACGGCGACCTCACCACCGCCTCCACGGTGCGCAAGGTCCGCATCACCACCCTCTACGGCGGCCGCGCCTACGAGCCGCAGGTCAACGCGCTCACCAAGGGCGTCGACGTCGTCGTCGGCACGCCGGGCCGCCTGCTCGACCTCGCCGCCCAGGGTCACCTCGACCTCAGCCACGTCAAGGTCCTCGTGCTCGACGAGGCCGACGAGATGCTCGACCTCGGCTTCCTGCCCGACGTCGAGAAGCTCATCGCGGCGACCCCCGAGCTGCGCCAGACCATGCTGTTCTCGGCGACCATGCCGGCCGCCGTCATCGGCCTGGCCCGCCGCTACATGCGCCACCCCGTCAACATCCGGGCCGAGTCCCCCGACGACACCCAGACGGTGCCCACGACGGCGCAGTTCGTCTACCGCGCGCACCAGCTCGACAAGGACGAGATGGTCGCCCGGCTGCTGCAGGCCGAGGGCCGCGGGCTGTGCATGATCTTCAGCCAGACGAAGCGCGCCGCCCAGCGCATGGCCGACGAGCTGCGCGACCGCGGGTTCGCCGTCGCCGCCGTTCACGGTGACCTCGGCCAGGGCGCGCGCGAGCAGGCGCTGCGGGCGTTCCGCAGCGGCAAGGTCGACGTGCTGGTGGCCACCGACGTCGCCGCCCGCGGCATCGACGTCGAGGGCGTGACGCACGTCGTCAACCTCACCTGCCCCGAGGACGAGAAGACCTACCTGCACCGCATCGGCCGCACGGGCCGGGCGGGCGCGTCGGGGGTCGCCGTCACGTTCGTCGACTGGGACGACCTCACTCGCTGGAAGCTCATCAACGACGCGCTCGACCTCCCCTACCCGGAGCCGGTCGAGACGTACTCCAGCAGCGAGCACTTCTTCCACGACCTCGGCATCCCGCCGGGCACCAAGGGCACTCTGCCGCGGTCCGAGCGCACCCGCGCCGGCCTCGACGCCGAGAAGCTCGAGGACCTCGGCGAGACCGGCAAGGCCCGGAGCCGTCAGCCCAGGGCTCGCCGTGGCGGAGGCCGGCGGCGCACCCGCGGCGGCGAGCCGTCCGGGTCCGGCGGCGGCCAGGCCCGGTCGGAGCACCGGTCCGAGCCCCGCTCCGACCACCGCACCGGCGACGAGGACGCCCGGCCCCGCCGGCAGCGCTCGCGCCGTCGCACCCGCGGCGGCCAGTCGGTCGACGACGGCGGCAGCTCGGGTCACGCGCCCGAGACCGACTCCACCACCACGCCCTGA